From Pandoraea norimbergensis, the proteins below share one genomic window:
- the tatA gene encoding Sec-independent protein translocase subunit TatA yields the protein MGSLSIWHWLIVLVIVMMVFGTKKLRNMGSDLGGAVKGFKDGMKEGESAPAAKEDPMTAKELRDSTTIDVQAKDASNNKQG from the coding sequence ATGGGTTCGTTGAGTATTTGGCACTGGCTGATCGTGCTGGTGATCGTGATGATGGTTTTTGGCACCAAGAAGCTGCGTAACATGGGCAGCGATCTGGGCGGTGCAGTCAAGGGCTTCAAGGACGGCATGAAGGAAGGCGAAAGCGCCCCGGCCGCCAAGGAAGACCCGATGACGGCCAAGGAACTGCGCGACTCGACGACCATCGACGTGCAGGCCAAGGACGCGAGCAACAACAAGCAAGGCTAA
- a CDS encoding histidine triad nucleotide-binding protein, with protein sequence MTHDNCIFCKIVAGQIPSTQVYADDDVIVFKDINPAADLHLLMVPRKHIATLQDAQPEDQALLGKMLLLAPKLAAEQGYAYDGDPENVDGNGFRVVVNNGPGGGQEVYHLHMHILAGPRPWKRM encoded by the coding sequence ATGACGCACGACAACTGTATCTTCTGCAAAATCGTCGCCGGGCAAATTCCGAGCACACAGGTGTATGCCGATGACGACGTGATTGTGTTCAAGGACATCAATCCGGCCGCCGACCTGCACTTGCTCATGGTGCCGCGCAAGCACATCGCTACGTTGCAGGATGCGCAGCCGGAAGATCAGGCATTGCTCGGCAAGATGCTGCTGCTCGCGCCGAAGCTCGCTGCCGAGCAGGGTTACGCCTACGACGGCGACCCTGAGAACGTCGACGGCAACGGCTTCCGGGTGGTCGTGAACAACGGCCCGGGCGGCGGACAAGAGGTTTATCATCTTCACATGCATATTCTGGCGGGCCCGCGGCCGTGGAAGCGCATGTGA
- a CDS encoding DUF4870 family protein → MNDPQTPGTTNPSGSTGNPGNPYVVNPPTTEQERALRKLTHVLYALYALFWLTGGVTAIVAIIINYIKRDDAVGTLYASHFTWQIRTFWWSVLWGVLGVALAVVMVGFAILWVLGIWTLYRIVKGWLYLNDNKPMYAART, encoded by the coding sequence ATGAACGATCCGCAGACCCCCGGTACGACCAACCCTTCCGGCAGCACCGGCAACCCCGGCAACCCTTACGTCGTCAATCCGCCCACGACCGAGCAAGAGCGCGCGCTGCGCAAGCTCACGCACGTGCTCTACGCCCTGTACGCCCTGTTTTGGCTCACCGGCGGCGTGACGGCCATCGTGGCGATCATCATCAACTACATCAAGCGTGACGATGCTGTCGGCACGCTCTACGCGTCGCACTTCACGTGGCAGATCCGCACCTTCTGGTGGTCGGTGCTGTGGGGCGTGTTGGGCGTGGCGTTGGCGGTGGTGATGGTCGGTTTCGCGATTCTCTGGGTGCTCGGCATCTGGACGCTGTACCGGATCGTGAAGGGCTGGCTGTACCTGAACGACAACAAGCCCATGTACGCGGCGCGCACCTGA
- a CDS encoding phosphoribosyl-ATP diphosphatase: protein MNDTLARVAEVIASRRGGDPDKSYVARLFHKGDDAICKKIGEEATEVVLAAKDIRIGGADNLRQKLVNETADLWFHCMVLLAHHDLSPDEVLAELARREGLSGLTEKAQRGTRGEHAD, encoded by the coding sequence ATGAACGATACGCTTGCGCGTGTTGCCGAAGTGATCGCCTCGCGTCGTGGCGGCGATCCGGATAAATCGTACGTTGCGCGCCTGTTCCACAAGGGTGACGACGCGATTTGCAAGAAGATCGGCGAAGAAGCCACCGAAGTGGTGCTCGCCGCCAAGGACATCCGCATCGGCGGCGCAGACAATCTGCGCCAGAAGCTGGTCAACGAGACCGCCGACCTGTGGTTCCACTGCATGGTGCTGCTCGCGCACCACGACCTGAGCCCGGACGAAGTACTCGCCGAGCTGGCACGCCGTGAAGGCCTCTCGGGGCTGACGGAAAAGGCCCAGCGGGGCACGCGCGGCGAACACGCCGACTGA
- the hisI gene encoding phosphoribosyl-AMP cyclohydrolase, protein MTQDWLDKVSWDAQGLVPVIAQEVGSNDVLMFAWMNREALARTVETREAVYYSRSRKRLWHKGEESGHVQKVHEIRLDCDEDVVLLKVEQIDGIACHTGRHSCFFQKFEGTVDDGQWATVEPVLKDPHKIYK, encoded by the coding sequence ATGACGCAAGACTGGCTGGACAAGGTAAGTTGGGACGCTCAGGGCCTCGTGCCCGTGATCGCGCAGGAAGTCGGCAGTAACGACGTGCTGATGTTCGCGTGGATGAATCGTGAAGCGCTCGCGCGCACGGTCGAGACCCGCGAGGCCGTCTACTACTCGCGCTCGCGCAAACGCCTGTGGCACAAGGGCGAAGAGTCGGGCCACGTGCAGAAAGTGCACGAGATTCGCCTCGACTGCGACGAAGACGTGGTGCTGCTCAAGGTCGAGCAGATCGACGGCATTGCGTGCCATACCGGCCGCCATTCCTGTTTCTTCCAGAAGTTCGAGGGCACTGTCGACGACGGCCAATGGGCCACCGTCGAGCCGGTGCTCAAAGACCCGCACAAGATCTATAAGTGA
- the hisF gene encoding imidazole glycerol phosphate synthase subunit HisF, with the protein MALAKRIIPCLDVTAGRVVKGVNFVELRDAGDPVEIARRYDEQGADELTFLDITATSDGRDLILPIIESVAAQVFIPLTVGGGVREVADVRRLLNAGADKVSMNSSAVANPQLIADASAKHGAQCIVVAIDAKRVSADGETPRWEVFTHGGRKATGLDVVAWAKKIAELGAGEILLTSMDRDGTKSGFDLALTRAVSDAVSIPVIASGGVGSLADLANGVTQGHADAVLAASIFHYGEHTVGEAKRFMADKGISVRL; encoded by the coding sequence ATGGCTCTCGCTAAACGCATCATCCCGTGCCTGGACGTGACGGCTGGCCGAGTGGTCAAGGGTGTCAATTTTGTCGAACTGCGCGACGCGGGCGACCCCGTCGAAATTGCCCGCCGCTATGACGAGCAGGGTGCCGACGAACTGACGTTTCTCGACATCACGGCCACCTCCGACGGGCGCGACCTGATTCTGCCGATCATCGAATCGGTGGCGGCGCAGGTGTTCATTCCGTTGACGGTGGGTGGCGGCGTGCGCGAAGTCGCCGACGTGCGCCGGCTGCTCAACGCCGGCGCCGACAAGGTCAGCATGAATTCGTCGGCTGTGGCGAATCCGCAACTGATCGCCGATGCGTCGGCCAAGCACGGTGCGCAGTGCATCGTTGTGGCGATCGACGCCAAGCGCGTCTCGGCGGACGGCGAAACGCCGCGCTGGGAAGTCTTCACGCATGGCGGCCGCAAAGCCACCGGCCTCGATGTCGTGGCCTGGGCGAAGAAGATCGCCGAGCTGGGCGCGGGCGAGATCCTGCTCACCAGCATGGACCGCGACGGCACCAAGAGCGGCTTCGATCTGGCGCTCACGCGCGCCGTGTCGGACGCCGTGAGCATCCCCGTGATCGCCTCGGGCGGCGTGGGTTCGCTGGCCGATCTGGCCAACGGCGTGACGCAAGGCCATGCCGATGCCGTCCTCGCCGCCAGCATCTTCCATTACGGCGAGCACACCGTCGGCGAAGCCAAGCGCTTCATGGCCGACAAGGGCATTTCGGTGCGGCTCTGA
- the hisA gene encoding 1-(5-phosphoribosyl)-5-[(5-phosphoribosylamino)methylideneamino]imidazole-4-carboxamide isomerase: MLLIPAIDLKDGQCVRLKQGDMDQATVFSEDPAAMARHWVEQGARRLHLVDLNGAFVGKPRNEAAIRSIIQEVGADIPVQLGGGIRDLNTIERYLDDGLSYVIIGTAAVKDPGFLKDACSAFGGHIIVGLDAKDGKVATDGWSKLSGHEVVDLARKFEDYGIESIIYTDIGRDGMLQGINIEATVRLAQAVTVPVIASGGLSNLGDIDALCDVQNEGVEGVICGRAIYSGDLNFSSAQTRADELSQGAA; encoded by the coding sequence ATGCTGCTCATCCCGGCCATCGACCTTAAAGACGGTCAATGTGTACGCCTTAAACAAGGCGACATGGATCAAGCCACTGTTTTCTCGGAGGACCCCGCTGCCATGGCCCGACATTGGGTCGAGCAGGGTGCACGCCGCCTCCATCTGGTGGACTTGAACGGCGCATTCGTTGGCAAGCCGCGTAACGAGGCTGCCATCCGCTCCATCATTCAGGAAGTGGGCGCAGACATCCCCGTGCAGCTGGGCGGCGGTATTCGCGACCTCAACACCATCGAGCGCTATCTCGACGACGGTCTGTCGTACGTGATCATCGGCACGGCGGCGGTGAAGGACCCCGGCTTCCTGAAGGACGCTTGCAGCGCCTTCGGCGGGCACATCATCGTGGGTCTCGATGCCAAGGACGGCAAAGTGGCGACCGATGGATGGAGCAAGCTGAGCGGTCACGAAGTCGTGGATCTCGCGCGCAAGTTCGAAGACTACGGCATCGAGTCGATCATCTACACCGACATCGGCCGTGACGGCATGCTGCAAGGCATCAACATCGAAGCGACCGTGCGCCTCGCGCAGGCCGTGACGGTGCCGGTGATCGCCAGCGGCGGTCTGTCCAACCTGGGTGACATCGACGCGCTGTGCGACGTGCAGAACGAGGGCGTCGAAGGCGTCATCTGCGGTCGCGCGATCTACTCGGGCGACCTGAATTTCTCGTCGGCGCAAACGCGTGCAGACGAGCTTTCCCAAGGAGCGGCATAA
- the hisH gene encoding imidazole glycerol phosphate synthase subunit HisH, producing the protein MNKIAIVDYGMGNLRSVYQALRAAAPEADVSISSDAAEIRAADRVVLPGQGAMRDCMGCLNESGLREAVVEAAATKPMFGVCVGEQMLFDISDEGNTPALGLLPGRVVRFDLEGQLQDDGSRFKVPQMGWNRVRQSRAHPIWAGVPDDSYFYFVHSYYVVPASAELTAGETVYGVPFTCAVAQDNIFATQFHPEKSAHAGLALYRNFAQWKP; encoded by the coding sequence ATGAATAAGATTGCGATTGTCGACTACGGAATGGGCAACCTGCGCTCGGTCTATCAGGCGCTGCGTGCTGCTGCGCCGGAGGCCGACGTGAGCATCAGCAGCGACGCCGCCGAGATTCGCGCCGCCGACCGCGTGGTGCTGCCGGGTCAGGGCGCCATGCGCGACTGCATGGGCTGCCTGAACGAGTCGGGCCTGCGTGAAGCCGTTGTCGAGGCCGCCGCCACCAAGCCGATGTTCGGCGTGTGCGTGGGCGAGCAGATGCTGTTCGACATTTCCGACGAGGGCAACACGCCCGCGCTCGGCCTGCTGCCGGGCCGTGTGGTGCGCTTCGATCTGGAAGGCCAGTTGCAAGACGACGGTTCGCGCTTCAAGGTGCCGCAGATGGGCTGGAACCGCGTGCGTCAGTCACGGGCTCACCCGATCTGGGCCGGTGTGCCCGACGACAGCTACTTTTATTTCGTGCACAGTTACTACGTCGTCCCCGCCAGCGCCGAACTGACGGCGGGCGAGACGGTCTATGGGGTGCCCTTTACCTGTGCAGTGGCCCAAGATAATATCTTTGCCACCCAGTTCCACCCGGAAAAGAGCGCCCACGCAGGGCTTGCGCTTTACCGCAATTTTGCACAGTGGAAACCTTAA
- a CDS encoding MarC family protein produces the protein MTLDAFKFFISLLALINPLGAIPLFISLTSTQTREEKRHTINVAAIAVALVVAGSGLFGEHIIRFFGISIASLEVGGGVIMLLMAVNMINAQTGNTRATAEERHEAEERPNIAVVPLAIPLLTGPGTISTVIIYSGRAAGWTQILALMAIGVGVGAVCWVALRSAGRIEGWLGRTGINIGTRLMGLILSALAVEFIIDGLKILLPGLR, from the coding sequence ATGACGCTCGACGCCTTCAAGTTCTTTATTTCGCTGCTGGCCCTGATCAACCCGTTGGGGGCGATCCCGCTGTTCATCAGCCTCACGTCCACGCAGACGCGCGAAGAGAAACGCCATACGATCAATGTGGCGGCGATTGCGGTGGCGCTGGTGGTGGCGGGCTCGGGCCTGTTCGGCGAGCACATCATCCGCTTTTTCGGCATTTCGATTGCGTCGCTCGAAGTCGGCGGCGGGGTGATCATGCTGCTCATGGCAGTGAACATGATCAACGCGCAGACCGGCAACACGCGCGCAACCGCCGAAGAGCGTCATGAAGCGGAAGAGCGGCCGAATATCGCCGTGGTGCCGCTGGCCATTCCGTTGCTCACGGGGCCGGGCACGATCAGTACCGTGATCATTTACTCGGGCCGTGCTGCCGGGTGGACGCAGATTCTGGCGCTCATGGCGATTGGCGTGGGTGTGGGCGCGGTGTGCTGGGTGGCGTTGCGCAGTGCCGGGCGGATCGAGGGCTGGCTGGGCCGCACGGGTATCAACATCGGCACGCGCCTGATGGGGTTGATCCTCTCGGCGCTGGCCGTGGAATTCATTATCGATGGTTTGAAAATACTGCTGCCGGGTTTGAGATGA
- the hisB gene encoding imidazoleglycerol-phosphate dehydratase HisB codes for MRIAEVVRDTSETQIRVKIDLDGTGRKTLDTGVPFLDHMLDQIARHGLIDMEVEAKGDTFIDDHHTVEDVGITLGMAVAKAVGDKKGLVRYGHSYVPLDEALSRVVIDFSGRPGLEFHVPFTRARVGSFDVDLTIEFFRGFVNHAGVTLHIDNLRGINAHHQCETVFKAFGRALRMAVEIDPRAAGVVPSTKGSL; via the coding sequence ATGCGCATTGCGGAAGTCGTTCGCGATACCAGCGAAACGCAAATACGCGTCAAGATCGATCTGGACGGCACCGGCCGGAAGACGCTCGACACCGGCGTACCGTTTCTGGACCACATGCTCGACCAGATCGCGCGTCATGGCCTCATCGACATGGAAGTCGAGGCCAAGGGCGACACGTTCATCGACGACCACCACACGGTGGAAGACGTCGGCATCACGCTGGGCATGGCCGTGGCCAAGGCCGTGGGCGACAAGAAGGGCCTCGTGCGCTACGGCCACAGCTATGTGCCCCTCGACGAAGCGCTCTCGCGCGTGGTGATCGACTTCTCCGGACGTCCGGGTCTCGAATTTCATGTGCCATTCACGCGTGCGCGCGTGGGTAGCTTCGACGTCGACCTGACCATCGAATTCTTCCGTGGCTTTGTCAATCATGCCGGCGTGACGCTGCATATCGACAACCTGCGCGGCATCAACGCCCACCACCAGTGCGAAACGGTGTTCAAGGCGTTCGGACGCGCGCTGCGCATGGCGGTCGAGATCGATCCGCGTGCGGCGGGTGTCGTGCCGTCCACGAAGGGCAGCCTGTAA
- the hisC gene encoding histidinol-phosphate transaminase, which translates to MSVDQVIRPEVLAMSTYPVPDASGLLKLDAMENPYGLPEALRTALGHRLAEVALNRYPAPRPAALLAKLSHAMGVPAGAKLLLGNGSDEIISMIAAATARPGAAVIAPMPGFVMYEMSSRFAGIEFVGVPLKADFSLDMPAMLNAIAAHPGAVVYLAYPNNPTGNLFADDEIETLVRAASGGLVVIDEAYQPFAGKTWMPRLADFPNVVVMRTVSKLGLAGIRLGYLAGSAEWLDQFDKVRPPYNVNVLTQACAEFMLDHLDVLDAQAAELRAERSRLAAAVAALPGVTVYPSDANFLLVRVPDADKSFAGLLARKVLIKNVGKMHVLLANCLRLTVGTPTENAAMVEALAASL; encoded by the coding sequence ATGTCTGTCGATCAAGTGATTCGCCCCGAAGTGCTCGCCATGAGCACTTATCCCGTACCCGATGCCAGCGGCCTGCTGAAGCTCGACGCGATGGAGAACCCCTACGGCCTGCCCGAAGCCCTGCGCACCGCGCTGGGTCATCGTCTGGCCGAGGTGGCGCTCAATCGCTATCCGGCGCCGCGCCCCGCAGCGCTGCTCGCCAAGCTCTCGCATGCGATGGGCGTGCCAGCAGGGGCGAAGCTGTTGCTGGGCAACGGATCGGACGAAATCATCAGCATGATCGCGGCGGCCACAGCCCGGCCGGGCGCAGCAGTGATCGCGCCGATGCCGGGTTTCGTGATGTACGAGATGTCGTCGCGTTTTGCGGGCATCGAGTTCGTGGGCGTGCCGCTGAAGGCCGACTTCTCGCTCGACATGCCGGCCATGCTGAACGCCATTGCGGCGCATCCGGGCGCGGTGGTGTATCTGGCTTACCCGAACAACCCGACCGGCAACCTGTTTGCCGACGACGAGATCGAGACGCTGGTGCGCGCCGCCAGCGGTGGCCTCGTGGTCATCGACGAGGCTTACCAGCCGTTTGCGGGCAAGACGTGGATGCCGCGTCTGGCGGATTTCCCGAACGTCGTGGTCATGCGCACGGTTTCGAAGCTGGGGCTGGCCGGGATCCGGCTGGGGTATCTGGCGGGGAGTGCGGAATGGCTCGACCAGTTCGATAAAGTGCGTCCGCCGTACAACGTGAATGTGCTCACGCAGGCGTGCGCCGAATTCATGCTCGATCACCTCGACGTGCTCGATGCGCAGGCGGCCGAATTGCGGGCCGAACGCAGCCGGCTGGCGGCTGCCGTGGCGGCGCTGCCCGGGGTGACGGTGTACCCGAGCGACGCGAATTTTCTGCTCGTGCGGGTGCCGGATGCCGACAAATCCTTCGCGGGCCTGCTCGCACGCAAGGTGTTGATCAAAAACGTGGGTAAAATGCACGTATTGCTGGCCAATTGCCTGCGCTTGACGGTCGGCACCCCCACGGAGAATGCGGCGATGGTCGAAGCCTTGGCCGCATCACTCTAA
- the hisD gene encoding histidinol dehydrogenase: MKLDIRKLDSSADGFAKQLRDVLAFEASEDAAIDRAAAEILADVKTRGDAAVIEYTNKFDRLSASGMSALELPATALEAALESLEPKRRAALEAAAARVRAYHEKQRIECGSHSWQYTESDGTVLGQKVTPLDRVGIYVPGGKAAYPSSVLMNAIPARVAGVKEIIMVVPTPDGVQNPLVLAAAHIAGVDRVFTIGGAQAVGALAYGTETVPAVDKIVGPGNAFVAAAKRRVFGTVGIDMIAGPSEILVICDGTTDPDWVAMDLFSQAEHDELAQSILLCPDAAYLARVHQSMERQIDEMPRRDVIAASLQGRGALVKVRDMNEACEIANVIAPEHLEISTENAQQWGDKIRHAGAIFLGKFTSESLGDYCAGPNHVLPTSRTARFSSPLGVYDFIKRSSLIEVSEGGARMLGEIAAELAYGEGLQAHARSAEFRLHHES; this comes from the coding sequence ATGAAACTCGATATTCGCAAACTCGATTCCTCTGCCGACGGCTTCGCGAAGCAGCTTCGCGACGTGCTGGCGTTCGAGGCGAGCGAAGACGCCGCCATCGACCGCGCGGCTGCCGAGATCCTCGCCGACGTGAAGACGCGCGGCGATGCAGCCGTCATTGAATACACCAACAAGTTCGACCGCCTGAGCGCTTCCGGCATGAGCGCGCTGGAGCTGCCGGCCACGGCACTCGAAGCCGCGCTGGAGAGTCTGGAGCCCAAGCGTCGCGCGGCGCTCGAAGCGGCCGCTGCGCGCGTGCGCGCCTATCACGAGAAGCAACGCATCGAATGCGGCAGCCATAGCTGGCAGTACACCGAGTCGGACGGCACGGTGCTCGGCCAGAAGGTCACGCCGCTCGATCGCGTGGGCATCTACGTGCCGGGCGGCAAGGCGGCGTATCCGTCGTCGGTGCTGATGAACGCGATTCCCGCACGTGTGGCTGGCGTGAAGGAAATCATCATGGTGGTGCCCACGCCCGATGGCGTGCAGAACCCGCTGGTGCTGGCCGCTGCGCATATCGCTGGCGTGGACCGCGTGTTCACCATCGGCGGCGCGCAAGCCGTCGGCGCACTGGCGTATGGCACCGAGACCGTGCCGGCGGTCGATAAGATCGTCGGTCCGGGCAACGCGTTCGTGGCCGCGGCCAAGCGTCGCGTGTTCGGCACCGTCGGCATCGACATGATCGCCGGCCCGTCGGAAATCCTCGTGATCTGCGACGGCACGACCGACCCGGACTGGGTGGCGATGGACCTGTTCTCGCAAGCCGAGCACGACGAACTCGCGCAGTCGATTCTGCTGTGCCCGGATGCGGCGTATCTTGCCCGCGTGCACCAGTCGATGGAGCGTCAGATCGACGAGATGCCGCGCCGTGACGTGATTGCGGCGTCGCTGCAAGGCCGTGGTGCACTGGTCAAGGTGCGTGACATGAACGAAGCCTGCGAGATCGCCAACGTGATCGCGCCGGAACACCTTGAGATCTCGACGGAAAACGCGCAGCAGTGGGGCGACAAGATTCGCCACGCCGGTGCGATTTTCCTCGGCAAGTTCACGAGCGAAAGCCTGGGCGATTACTGCGCCGGCCCGAACCACGTCCTGCCGACCTCGCGCACGGCACGCTTCTCGTCGCCGCTGGGTGTGTACGATTTCATCAAGCGCTCGAGCCTGATCGAAGTGAGCGAAGGCGGTGCCCGCATGCTCGGCGAAATCGCTGCCGAACTGGCCTACGGCGAGGGCTTGCAAGCGCACGCTCGCAGCGCCGAATTCCGTCTGCATCACGAGTCCTGA
- the hisG gene encoding ATP phosphoribosyltransferase, with amino-acid sequence MSSAKSAQPLSQPLTLALSKGRIFTETLPLLAAAGIEVTEDPETSRKLILPTTDPNLRVIIVRATDVPTYVQYGAADFGVAGKDVLIEHGGGGLYQPIDLNIARCRMSVAVPKGFDYANAVRQGARLRVATKYVQTAREHFAAKGVHVDLIKLYGSMELGPLVGLADAIVDLVSTGGTLRANNLVEVEEIMEISSRLVINQAALKLKRESLQPILDAFEQASRQTA; translated from the coding sequence ATGAGTTCCGCCAAGTCTGCCCAGCCGCTCAGCCAACCGCTGACGCTGGCGCTTTCGAAAGGGCGTATCTTTACGGAAACGCTGCCGCTGCTCGCTGCTGCCGGTATCGAAGTCACGGAAGATCCGGAGACCTCGCGCAAGCTGATTCTGCCGACCACGGACCCGAACCTGCGCGTGATCATCGTGCGCGCGACCGACGTGCCGACGTATGTGCAATACGGTGCCGCCGACTTCGGCGTGGCCGGTAAGGATGTGCTGATCGAGCACGGCGGTGGCGGCCTGTATCAGCCGATCGATTTGAACATTGCCCGTTGCCGCATGTCTGTTGCTGTACCGAAGGGCTTCGATTACGCGAACGCCGTGCGTCAGGGCGCCCGCCTGCGGGTGGCCACCAAGTACGTGCAGACCGCACGCGAGCACTTTGCGGCCAAGGGCGTGCACGTCGACCTGATCAAGCTGTACGGTTCGATGGAACTGGGCCCGCTGGTGGGCCTGGCCGACGCGATTGTCGATCTGGTGAGCACCGGCGGCACGCTGCGGGCCAACAATCTGGTGGAAGTGGAGGAGATCATGGAGATCTCGTCCCGCCTCGTGATCAACCAGGCTGCGCTCAAGTTGAAGCGCGAGTCGTTGCAGCCTATTCTGGATGCCTTCGAGCAGGCCTCCCGCCAAACAGCATGA
- the murA gene encoding UDP-N-acetylglucosamine 1-carboxyvinyltransferase — MRITQESAGAAGNGESAAGERVAADHLEIEGGERLAGEITVSGAKNAALPILCASLLSAEPLVLGNVPDLHDVRTMLTLLARMGVKVEREGESVTLDASQITEAAAPYELVKTMRASILVLGPLLARCGEARVSLPGGCAIGARPVDQHIKGLQKMGAEITLTHGDIVAKAARLRGETLVTDMITVTGTENLLMAATLADGVTVLANAAREPEVTDLANLLVKMGAKIEGIGTERLVVTGVARLHGATHDVVPDRIEAGTFLCAAVATRGDITLRRVVPGTLDAVIAKLRETGANVSAGADWLRVSMDRRAQAVSFETSEYPAFPTDMQAQFMALNCIAEGASQVVETIFENRFMHVQELLRLGANIGIEGNTARIAGVERLSGAHVMATDLRASASLIVAGLTADGRTLVDRIHHLDRGYHRIEAKLCAVGARIRRVQARQGEIA, encoded by the coding sequence ATGAGGATTACGCAAGAAAGCGCCGGCGCAGCCGGCAACGGCGAGTCCGCCGCCGGCGAGCGTGTGGCCGCAGACCACCTGGAAATCGAAGGTGGCGAGCGGCTGGCGGGAGAAATTACCGTATCTGGCGCGAAGAATGCCGCGCTGCCGATTCTGTGTGCAAGCCTGCTGAGCGCCGAGCCGCTGGTGCTTGGCAACGTCCCCGATCTGCACGACGTGCGCACCATGCTGACGCTGCTCGCTCGTATGGGCGTGAAGGTCGAGCGCGAGGGTGAGTCGGTGACGCTCGACGCGTCGCAGATCACCGAGGCGGCCGCCCCGTACGAACTGGTGAAGACCATGCGGGCGTCGATTCTCGTGCTCGGGCCGTTGCTCGCGCGCTGCGGCGAGGCGCGTGTGTCGCTGCCGGGCGGGTGCGCTATTGGGGCGCGTCCGGTCGATCAGCACATCAAGGGCCTGCAAAAGATGGGCGCCGAGATCACGCTCACGCATGGCGACATCGTGGCGAAAGCGGCGCGTCTGCGCGGCGAGACGCTGGTGACCGACATGATCACCGTGACCGGCACCGAGAACCTGCTCATGGCGGCCACGCTGGCCGACGGCGTGACCGTGCTGGCCAATGCCGCGCGTGAGCCGGAAGTGACCGATCTGGCGAACCTGCTCGTGAAGATGGGCGCGAAGATCGAAGGCATCGGCACCGAGCGTCTGGTCGTGACCGGCGTGGCGCGCTTGCATGGTGCAACGCACGACGTCGTGCCCGATCGCATCGAAGCGGGCACATTCCTGTGCGCGGCAGTGGCCACGCGCGGCGACATCACGCTGCGTCGCGTGGTGCCGGGCACGCTGGACGCCGTGATTGCGAAGTTGCGCGAGACCGGCGCGAATGTGAGCGCCGGTGCGGATTGGTTGCGTGTGTCGATGGATCGACGCGCGCAGGCCGTGAGTTTTGAGACGTCGGAGTATCCGGCGTTCCCGACCGACATGCAGGCGCAGTTCATGGCGCTGAACTGCATCGCAGAAGGCGCGTCGCAGGTCGTCGAGACGATCTTCGAGAACCGCTTCATGCACGTGCAGGAATTGCTGCGTCTGGGCGCGAATATTGGCATCGAAGGCAATACCGCGCGCATTGCGGGCGTGGAACGTCTGTCGGGCGCGCATGTGATGGCAACCGACCTGCGCGCCTCCGCCAGCCTGATCGTGGCGGGCCTGACGGCCGATGGCCGCACGCTCGTCGACCGTATTCATCACCTCGATCGCGGCTATCATCGTATCGAGGCCAAGTTGTGCGCCGTGGGCGCGCGAATCCGTCGTGTGCAAGCACGCCAGGGAGAGATTGCATGA
- a CDS encoding BolA family protein, with protein MLPTPEQIKQYIEAGLACEHVAVEGDGQHFYATIVSAQFEGKRLIARHQLVYAALGDRMKAEIHALSMKTLTPAEYQAQ; from the coding sequence ATGCTGCCCACCCCAGAACAAATCAAACAGTACATCGAAGCCGGACTGGCTTGTGAGCACGTCGCCGTTGAAGGCGATGGCCAGCACTTCTACGCGACCATCGTGAGCGCGCAGTTCGAAGGCAAGCGCCTCATCGCGCGCCATCAACTGGTGTACGCCGCCCTGGGCGATCGCATGAAGGCAGAAATTCACGCGTTGTCGATGAAGACCCTGACGCCGGCGGAGTATCAGGCGCAATGA